One genomic window of Medicago truncatula cultivar Jemalong A17 chromosome 1, MtrunA17r5.0-ANR, whole genome shotgun sequence includes the following:
- the LOC25483153 gene encoding elongation factor 2: protein MVKFTADELRRIMDYKHNIRNMSVIAHVDHGKSTLTDSLVAAAGIIAQEVAGDVRMTDTRADEAERGITIKSTGISLYYEMTDESLKRFKGERNGNEYLINLIDSPGHVDFSSEVTAALRITDGALVVVDCVEGVCVQTETVLRQALGERIRPVLTVNKMDRCFLELQVDGEEAYQTFSRVIENANVIMATYEDPLLGDVQVYPEKGTVAFSAGLHGWAFTLTNFAKMYASKFGVDESKMMERLWGENFFDPATKKWTTKNTGSASCKRGFVQFCYEPIKQIINTCMNDQKDKLWPMLTKLGVTMKSEEKDLMGKPLMKRVMQTWLPASTALLEMMIFHLPSPSTAQRYRVENLYEGPLDDQYANAIRNCDPEGPLMLYVSKMIPASDKGRFFAFGRVFAGKVSTGLKVRIMGPNYIPGEKKDLYTKSVQRTVIWMGKRQETVEDVPCGNTVALVGLDQFITKNATLTNEKEVDAHPIRAMKFSVSPVVRVAVQCKVASDLPKLVEGLKRLAKSDPMVVCTIEESGEHIVAGAGELHLEICLKDLQDDFMGGAEIIKSDPVVSFRETVLDRSVRTVMSKSPNKHNRLYMEARPLEEGLAEAIDEGTIGPRDDPKNRSKILSEQYGWDKDLAKKIWCFGPETTGPNMVVDMCKGVQYLNEIKDSVVAGFQWASKEGALSEENMRGICFEVCDVVLHTDAIHRGGGQIIPTARRVFYASQLTAKPRLLEPVYMVEIQAPEQALGGIYSVLNQKRGHVFEEMQRPGTPLYNIKAYLPVIESFGFSSQLRAATSGQAFPQCVFDHWDTMTSDPLEAGSQAAQLVTDIRKRKGLKEQMTPLSEFEDKL from the exons ATG GTGAAGTTCACAGCTGATGAGTTACGTCGTATTATGGACTACAAGCACAACATCCGTAATATGTCTGTCATTGCTCATGTTGACCACG GAAAATCGACCTTAACCGACTCTTTAGTCGCTGCTGCGGGAATTATTGCCCAGGAAGTTGCTGGTGATGTCCGTATGACTGACACCCGTGCTGATGAAGCTGAGCGTGGTATTACAATCAAGAGTACCGGTATCTCACTCTACTATGAAATGACTGATGAATCTCTGAAGAGGTTCAAGGGGGAGCGTAATGGAAATGAGTATCTCATTAATCTCATTGATTCCCCTGGGCACGTCGACTTCTCGTCTGAGGTTACTGCTGCACTCCGTATTACTGATGGAGCACTTGTGGTGGTTGACTGTGTGGAAGGTGTATGTGTCCAAACTGAAACTGTGCTTCGACAAGCTCTTGGAGAAAGGATCAGGCCTGTTCTTACAGTTAATAAGATGGACAGGTGCTTCCTTGAGCTCCAGGTTGATGGAGAGGAGGCGTACCAGACCTTTTCAAGGGTGATTGAGAATGCTAATGTGATCATGGCTACATATGAAGATCCACTTCTTGGTGATGTTCAGGTGTATCCAGAGAAAGGAACAGTTGCTTTTTCTGCTGGTTTGCATGGTTGGGCTTTTACTCTGACCAACTTTGCCAAAATGTATGCCTCAAAATTTGGCGTTGATGAGTCCAAGATGATGGAGAGGCTCTGGGGTGAAAATTTCTTCGATCCTGCCACAAAAAAATGGACCACCAAGAATACTGGTTCAGCTTCTTGCAAGCGTGGGTTTGTTCAGTTCTGTTATGAGCCTATCAAGCAGATCATCAACACTTGTATGAATGATCAGAAGGATAAGTTGTGGCCTATGCTTACAAAGCTAGGGGTCACCATGAAGTCTGAAGAGAAGGACCTGATGGGTAAGCCATTGATGAAACGTGTTATGCAGACCTGGTTGCCTGCAAGTACTGCCCTACTTGAAATGATGATCTTTCATCTTCCCTCACCATCAACTGCCCAGAGGTACCGTGTTGAGAATTTGTATGAGGGCCCCCTTGACGATCAATATGCAAATGCCATCCGAAACTGTGATCCTGAAGGACCTCTGATGCTTTATGTGTCAAAGATGATTCCAGCATCTGATAAAGGAAGGTTTTTTGCTTTTGGCCGTGTGTTTGCCGGTAAGGTTTCCACAGGTTTGAAGGTGAggattatgggaccaaattacATCCCTGGAGAGAAGAAAGATCTGTACACGAAAAGTGTCCAGAGAACTGTTATTTGGATGGGAAAGAGACAGGAGACTGTTGAGGATGTGCCTTGTGGTAACACTGTTGCTTTGGTTGGTTTGGATCAATTTATTACAAAGAATGCTACATTGACAAATGAGAAGGAAGTTGATGCCCACCCTATCCGAGCTATGAAGTTTTCCGTCTCCCCTGTTGTGCGTGTTGCTGTTCAGTGCAAGGTCGCTTCAGATCTTCCCAAGCTTGTTGAAGGTCTCAAACGTTTGGCTAAGTCAGATCCTATGGTTGTTTGTACTATTGAGGAGTCTGGAGAACACATTGTTGCTGGTGCAGGAGAGCTTCATCTTGAGATCTGTTTGAAAGACTTGCAGGATGATTTCATGGGTGGTGCTGAGATTATTAAATCTGACCCTGTTGTGTCATTCAGGGAGACTGTTCTTGACAGATCAGTCCGCACAGTGATGAGTAAATCACCCAACAAGCACAACAGGCTGTACATGGAAGCAAGACCATTGGAGGAAGGACTTGCAGAGGCCATTGATGAGGGCACAATAGGACCAAGGGATGACCCCAAGAATCGTTCTAAGATCTTGTCCGAACAGTATGGTTGGGACAAGGATCTTGCCAAGAAAATCTGGTGTTTTGGACCTGAGACCACCGGGCCCAACATGGTGGTTGATATGTGTAAGGGAGTTCAGTATTTGAATGAAATCAAGGATTCCGTGGTTGCTGGATTCCAGTGGGCATCAAAAGAAGGTGCTTTATCCGAAGAAAACATGAGAGGCATCTGCTTTGAAGTATGCGATGTTGTCCTGCACACTGATGCTATCCACAGAGGAGGTGGTCAGATCATTCCTACTGCTAGGAGAGTCTTCTATGCGTCACAGCTCACAGCCAAACCCAGGCTTCTGGAGCCTGTTTACATGGTGGAAATCCAAGCTCCTGAACAAGCTCTTGGTGGTATCTACAGTGTTCTTAATCAGAAACGTGGACACGTTTTTGAAGAAATGCAGAGGCCCGGTACCCCACTTTACAACATCAAAGCATACCTCCCTGTCATTGAGTCCTTTGGATTTTCCAGTCAGTTGAGAGCTGCAACATCTGGGCAGGCTTTCCCCCAGTGTGTCTTTGATCATTGGGACACCATGACCTCAGATCCTTTGGAAGCTGGATCACAAGCTGCACAGCTTGTGACGGACATCCGCAAGAGGAAGGGACTCAAGGAGCAAATGACTCCCCTCTCTGAGTTTGAAGACAAGCTTTAA